A single genomic interval of Microbacterium oleivorans harbors:
- a CDS encoding alpha/beta hydrolase, with translation MDIELVLPELREPMRRAQLTAPRWLVRLAVRVMPVPRSRSVRVSRARAASAGLRVYLPRGARSGAGLLWIHGGGLLFGDARQDEALCLSTAERLGMVVVSVNYRLAPEHPFPAAHDDVAAAWAWFVHHAGELGVDPHRLVIGGESAGGGLAAALVQRVRDEAGVQPRGQWLFAPMLDDRTAARSELDDRRHFVWDNASNREGWTAYLGSPPGSPDVPASASPARRSDLSGLPSTFLTWGDIELFAEEDRAYADALRAAGVPVTTDVVTGAPHGFENWGRKAPVAQALIARAQDWLRTTVHDAG, from the coding sequence GTGGACATCGAGCTCGTTCTGCCCGAGCTGCGCGAGCCGATGCGGCGCGCTCAGCTCACCGCGCCGCGATGGCTGGTGCGCCTCGCGGTCCGGGTGATGCCGGTACCCCGCTCCCGCAGCGTGCGCGTGTCTCGAGCACGCGCGGCATCGGCGGGACTCCGGGTGTACCTCCCCCGCGGCGCACGGTCGGGCGCGGGCCTGCTGTGGATCCACGGCGGCGGGCTCCTCTTCGGCGACGCACGGCAGGACGAGGCGCTCTGCCTGTCGACGGCCGAGCGCCTGGGAATGGTCGTCGTGTCGGTCAACTACCGGCTGGCGCCCGAGCACCCCTTCCCCGCCGCGCACGACGACGTGGCCGCGGCGTGGGCCTGGTTCGTGCATCACGCCGGTGAGCTCGGCGTCGACCCGCACCGCCTCGTGATCGGCGGCGAGAGCGCGGGAGGCGGGCTCGCGGCTGCGCTGGTGCAGCGGGTGCGTGACGAGGCCGGCGTGCAGCCCCGCGGCCAGTGGCTGTTCGCGCCCATGCTCGATGACCGCACGGCGGCGCGGTCGGAGCTCGACGACCGGCGGCACTTCGTGTGGGACAACGCATCGAACCGCGAGGGCTGGACGGCGTATCTCGGGAGCCCGCCCGGGTCTCCCGACGTGCCGGCCTCGGCGTCACCGGCTCGGCGCAGCGACCTGTCGGGCCTGCCGTCGACCTTCCTGACGTGGGGCGATATCGAGCTGTTCGCCGAGGAGGACCGCGCGTACGCCGACGCCCTCCGGGCCGCCGGCGTCCCGGTGACGACCGATGTGGTCACCGGTGCGCCGCACGGCTTCGAGAACTGGGGGAGGAAGGCGCCGGTGGCGCAAGCGCTGATAGCGCGTGCGCAGGACTGGCTTCGGACGACCGTCCACGACGCCGGGTGA
- a CDS encoding site-specific integrase: MRPPLERGHKMGTVEAYPTSEGRRYRVRYRTPERKQTSKRGFKTKRDAELFLANVDVSIARGEFIDPASARVTVGDLGRDWLASKSATLKPSTFRAVSDAWRVYVEPRWGVVQVSAVRHSAVVEWVRQLSAGTAPESRTPGKRGEALAGRPKSATVVTRAHNALASVLEVAVRDRRIAHNPARGVALPRKVSKPHRYLTHAEVDRLAAAAGRGSAERATVIYVAAYTGMRWGELTGLRVRDVDTLRRRLSVSENAVRVGAEVHVGTPKTHKRRSVSFPPFLVMPIAKLCEGKPRDALLFGGGLEHLQRPRTSGASRSWFVAALAEAGLERMTIHDLRHTAASLAIASGANPKAVQKLLGHASAAMTLDVYADLFDDDIDAVSMALDQARIAAVVSK; this comes from the coding sequence ATGCGACCGCCCCTCGAGAGAGGCCACAAGATGGGGACGGTTGAGGCGTACCCGACGAGCGAAGGCCGGCGTTATCGCGTTCGATACCGGACGCCAGAGCGGAAGCAGACGTCAAAGCGGGGCTTCAAAACGAAGCGGGACGCTGAGCTGTTCCTGGCCAACGTCGACGTGTCGATCGCGCGGGGCGAGTTCATCGACCCGGCGAGCGCGCGGGTGACGGTCGGTGATCTGGGTCGAGACTGGTTGGCGTCGAAGTCGGCGACGTTGAAACCGTCGACGTTCCGGGCCGTCTCGGATGCGTGGCGCGTGTACGTGGAACCGCGGTGGGGTGTGGTGCAGGTGTCGGCTGTGCGGCATTCGGCGGTCGTCGAGTGGGTGCGTCAGTTGTCGGCCGGGACGGCGCCGGAGTCGCGGACGCCCGGGAAGCGCGGCGAGGCACTCGCGGGGCGCCCGAAGAGCGCGACGGTGGTGACGCGAGCGCACAACGCGTTGGCATCGGTGCTCGAGGTGGCGGTTAGGGACCGGAGGATCGCGCACAACCCTGCCAGGGGCGTCGCTTTGCCCCGGAAGGTGTCGAAGCCTCACCGGTACCTCACGCACGCGGAGGTGGACCGTCTGGCGGCTGCTGCGGGTCGGGGGAGCGCGGAGCGGGCGACGGTGATTTACGTGGCGGCGTACACGGGCATGCGGTGGGGTGAGCTCACGGGGCTGAGGGTGCGTGACGTGGACACGCTGCGGCGACGCCTGTCGGTGTCGGAGAACGCTGTGAGGGTCGGCGCTGAGGTTCACGTCGGAACGCCGAAGACGCACAAGCGCAGGTCGGTGAGCTTCCCGCCGTTCCTCGTGATGCCGATCGCGAAGCTGTGCGAGGGGAAGCCCCGTGACGCGCTCCTGTTTGGTGGTGGTCTCGAGCACCTGCAGCGGCCGCGCACGTCGGGTGCGTCACGTTCGTGGTTCGTCGCTGCGCTCGCCGAGGCGGGCCTCGAGCGGATGACGATCCACGATCTTCGGCACACGGCTGCGTCTTTGGCGATCGCATCGGGAGCGAACCCGAAAGCGGTGCAGAAGCTCCTCGGACACGCCTCCGCGGCCATGACGCTGGACGTGTACGCGGACCTGTTCGATGACGACATCGATGCCGTTTCGATGGCCCTCGATCAGGCACGCATTGCTGCGGTTGTGTCCAAATAG